Within the uncultured Bacteroides sp. genome, the region TATGATAATCTACCAAAACATCTTCCATTTCACCTTTAGAAAGCACGTCATTTGGCATTTTCTTTTTGCACGCGGAAAATCCAAAGCAAAAAGTAACTACAAACCCTATAAATAATTTATTTAGTTTGTTCTTCATCCTTATTAATTACTTCTTTTTTAGTACGATGGCCTTCATTCAAATAATTACTATAAAAGAGAAGAAGAGCTATTATACCACAACTAATAGAAGCATCAGCAAAATTAAAAATAGGACTAAAAAATATAAAGTGATCTCCACCAATAAATGGCATCCAGCTAGGCCAAGTTGTATCTATTATGGGAAAATAAAACATATCTACTACTTTCCCATACAGCCAGGTAGAATAACCTCCCCCATCAGGCATGAATGTCGCTAATGAAGAATTGATGTAATTTGCAGGATAACTTGCACTAAATAATACACCATAAAATATGCTATCAAGAATATTACCTAATGCACCAGCCAAGATCATTGAAAGACAAACTACATAGCCTGTTTTCACATTTTTCTTGATTACTTTAACAATATAATAACCGATTAATGCTACAGCAATTATACGAAATGATGTAAGGAATAGTTTTCCGAATATTTCCATTCCAAAAGCCATTCCATTATTTTCAGTAAAATAAATGTAAAACCAATTTCCACAAACACGAATATTTTCATGTAAATGCATTCCTGTTTTTACCAGGACCTTAATTATTTGGTCAATAACAAGTACAGAAAGTATAATCAGGACAGACAACTGTCCTTTCGTTATTTTTATTCTCATTTATTTTCTTTCGTCTTTTTTAGCTTCAATGCTTAATGTTGCATGTGGCACAGCGCGCAATCGTTCAGCTGGAATTAACTTTCCTGTTTCACGACATATTCCATAAGTTTTATTTTCAATTCGAACCAATGCAGCCTGAAGACTCTGAATAAATTTCTGCTGTCTTAGTGCCAGACGGCCAACTTCTTCTTTTGATAAAGTGTTCGCTCCTTCCTCTAAAACCTTATATGTAGGTGATGTATCAATGATATCATTACCATCCTGATTCATGATACTTAATTTCAGTTGATCATAATCCAACTGAGCCTTTT harbors:
- a CDS encoding TraR/DksA C4-type zinc finger protein, whose product is MAEKTRYSDAELEEFRAIINEKLEKAQLDYDQLKLSIMNQDGNDIIDTSPTYKVLEEGANTLSKEEVGRLALRQQKFIQSLQAALVRIENKTYGICRETGKLIPAERLRAVPHATLSIEAKKDERK
- a CDS encoding lipoprotein signal peptidase; amino-acid sequence: MRIKITKGQLSVLIILSVLVIDQIIKVLVKTGMHLHENIRVCGNWFYIYFTENNGMAFGMEIFGKLFLTSFRIIAVALIGYYIVKVIKKNVKTGYVVCLSMILAGALGNILDSIFYGVLFSASYPANYINSSLATFMPDGGGYSTWLYGKVVDMFYFPIIDTTWPSWMPFIGGDHFIFFSPIFNFADASISCGIIALLLFYSNYLNEGHRTKKEVINKDEEQTK